A region from the Medicago truncatula cultivar Jemalong A17 chromosome 6, MtrunA17r5.0-ANR, whole genome shotgun sequence genome encodes:
- the LOC25496396 gene encoding putative disease resistance protein RGA4: MAEALLGIVIENLGSFVREEIASFLGVGELTQKLNENLTTIRAVLKDAEKKQITSDVVKQWLQKLGDAAYVLDDILDECSITSKAHEGNKCITRFHPMKILAHRNIGKRMKEVAKRIDDIAKERIEYGFQPVGVTEEHQRGDDEQIQTISAITEPKVYGRDKDKEQIVEFLLNASDSEELSVYSIVGVGGQGKTTLAQVVYNDERVKTHFDLKIWVCVSDDFSLMKILESIIENTIGKNLDLLSLESRQKKVQEILQSKRYLLVLDDVWSDDQVKWNSFKSLLPNGKKGASILVTTRLDIVASIMGTHDAHPLSRLSDDDIWSLFKQHAFGAKREGRAELVEIGQKLVRKCVGSPLAAKVLGSLLRFKSDEHQWISVVESEFWNLDDENPVMSALRLSYYNLKLSLRPCFTFCVVFPKDFVMVKERLIHLWMANGFVTSRGNLQMEHVGNEIWDELYQRSFFQEVKSDLAGNITFKMHDLVHDLAKSVIGEECVASEPKSLTNLSTRAHHIGCFDTKRKFDYNMIPFKKVESLRTFLELKPTYKSSDVLLSIISLRALRSGSYQLSSLKNLIHLRYLELYRSGITTLPASVCKLHKLQTLKLEYCSYFSSFPEQFNKLQDLRHLMIKDCQSLKSSPFRIGELTSLKTLTNFIVDSKTGYGLAELQNLQLGGKLHIKGLQNVSKEEDAKKANLNGKKDLNSLYLSWGDEANSKVGGVDAERVLEALESHSGLKHFGVNGYGGTNFPHWMKITSFLNGLVSIILYDCKNCRQLPPFGKLPCLTALSLSGLNDIKYIDDDLYESATDKAFTSLKKLTLCNLPNLERVLKVKGVEMLTQLLKLNIRNVPKLTLPPIPSVESLFVQGGNEELMKSIIYNNCSEEVASSSSRGIAGNYMYNLKSLFILNIRKLKELPVELGTLGALEFLRIVGFDELESFSEHLLQGLSSLRTLSVDSCPRFKSISEGIRHLTCLETLKIISCPQFVFPHNMNSLTSLRQLEVWEDNENIIDGLQTSFSSIPSLQKLSLAYFPSVTSLPDWLGAMTSLQTLEIFNFPKLSSLPDNFQQLRNLQMIRFDDCPKLEKRLKIGKGEDWHKIAHIPEFRLNFKLQLQSDAKPTICENIKSAWNWGKRFLHRPAQWVNQDEFEMMIADINE, translated from the exons ATGGCTGAAGCTTTACTTGGAATCGTGATTGAAAACCTCGGATCTTTTGTTCGAGAGGAGATTGCATCCTTTTTGGGTGTTGGAGAATTGACCCAGAAGCTAAATGAAAACCTCACCACAATCCGTGCTGTACTAAAAGATGCTGAAAAGAAGCAGATAACAAGCGATGTTGTGAAACAATGGCTGCAGAAATTGGGTGATGCTGCTTATGTACTTGATGATATATTGGATGAATGTTCAATAACTTCAAAAGCACATGAAGGCAACAAGTGCATCACCCGTTTCCATCCAATGAAGATTTTGGCTCATCGCAACATTGGAAAGAGGATGAAGGAGGTTGCTAAAAGGATTGACGATATTGCTAAAGAAAGGATCGAGTATGGATTTCAACCGGTGGGAGTCACGGAGGAGCACCAACGAGGAGATGATGAACAGATCCAAACTATTTCTGCTATCACCGAACCGAAAGTATATGGAAGAGACAAAGATAAAGAGCAGATTGTAGAGTTTCTTCTAAATGCTAGTGACAGTGAAGAACTCTCTGTCTATTCCATTGTTGGTGTTGGCGGACAAGGAAAAACAACACTCGCTCAAGTGGTCTACAATGATGAAAGGGTAAAAACACATTTTGACTTGAAAATATGGGTGTGTGTTTCGGATGATTTCAGTTTGATGAAAATTTTAGAGTCCATCATAGAAAACACCATTGGAAAAAATCTAGATCTCTTGTCTTTAGAGTCAAGGCAAAAAAAGGTTCAAGAAATTTTGCAAAGCAAAAGGTATTTGCTTGTTCTTGATGATGTGTGGAGTGATGACCAAGTGAAATGGAATAGCTTCAAGTCTTTGTTACCAAATGGAAAGAAAGGTGCATCAATTTTAGTCACTACCAGACTTGACATTGTTGCATCCATCATGGGAACTCATGATGCTCATCCTTTATCACGGTTATCTGATGATGACATCTGGTCTTTGTTCAAACAACATGCTTTTGGAGCAAAGAGAGAAGGGCGTGCAGAGCTTGTGGAAATAGGCCAAAAGTTAGTGAGAAAATGTGTGGGTTCACCTCTTGCTGCTAAAGTATTGGGAAGCCTTTTGCGCTTTAAAAGCGATGAACATCAATGGATTTCTGTGGTGGAAAGTGAGTTTTGGAATTTAGACGATGAGAACCCTGTCATGTCTGCTTTGAGACTAAGCTACTATAACTTGAAATTGTCATTGAGGCCATGTTTTACTTTCTGTGTTGTTTTTCCTAAGGATTTTGTAATGGTGAAGGAAAGGCTCATTCATCTTTGGATGGCTAATGGATTTGTTACATCTAGAGGTAATTTACAGATGGAGCATGTTGGTAATGAGATATGGGATGAATTATACCAAAGGTCATTTTTTCAAGAAGTCAAATCAGATTTAGCAGGTAACATTACATTTAAAATGCATGATTTAGTCCATGATTTAGCTAAGTCTGTTATTGGAGAAGAATGTGTGGCTTCTGAGCCTAAAAGCTTAACTAATCTGTCAACTAGAGCTCACCATATAGGTTGCTTTGATACCAAGAGAAAATTTGATTACAACATGATTCCTTTCAAAAAAGTTGAATCCTTGCGAACCTTTCTTGAACTTAAACCAACCTACAAAAGTTCAGATGTGTTGCTATCGATCATTTCTCTCCGAGCTTTACGTTCAGGTTCTTATCAACTCTCGTCATTGAAGAATTTAATACATTTGAGGTACTTGGAACTTTACAGAAGTGGCATCACAACCTTGCCTGCGTCTGTTTGTAAACTGCATAAACTGCAAACACTTAAACTTGAATATTGCTCTTATTTCTCTAGTTTTCCCGAACAATTCAACAAATTGCAGGACCTTCGACATCTCATGATTAAAGATTGTCAATCATTGAAATCAAGTCCTTTTAGAATTGGGGAGTTAACTAGTCTGAAAACATTGACCAATTTCATAGTTGATTCAAAAACTGGTTATGGTTTAGCAGAGCTACAAAACTTACAATTAGGAGGCAAGCTACACATCAAAGGCCTTCAGAATGTGTCGAAAGAAGAGGATGCTAAAAAAGCTAATTTGAATGGCAAGAAGGACTTAAATAGCTTATATTTGTCATGGGGTGATGAAGCTAATTCAAAAGTTGGCGGTGTTGATGCTGAGCGAGTACTGGAAGCTCTTGAGTCCCATTCAGGACTTAAGCATTTTGGGGTGAATGGTTATGGTGGAACAAATTTTCCTCATTGGATGAAAATTACTTCTTTTCTGAATGGTCTAGTTAGTATTATTCTTTATGACTGTAAAAATTGCAGGCAGCTTCCTCCATTTGGTAAATTACCATGCTTAACTGCTCTTTCTCTATCTGGATTGAACGATATAAAGTacattgatgatgatttgtaTGAATCTGCGACTGACAAGGCGTTTACATCATTGAAGAAATTGACTTTGTGCAACTTACCAAATTTAGAGAGGGTGTTAAAAGTCAAAGGAGTAGAGATGCTAACACAActtttaaagttaaatataaGAAATGTCCCCAAACTTACATTGCCACCCATTCCATCTGTCGAGTCACTTTTTGTTCAAGGAGGAAATGAAGAGTTAATGAAGTCCATTATTTACAACAATTGCAGTGAAGAAGTAGCTTCTTCCTCTTCGAGGGGAATTGCGGGTAATTATATGTATAATCTTAAGTCACTTTTCATATTGAATATCCGCAAACTCAAGGAGTTACCTGTTGAACTCGGTACTCTTGGTGCTTTAGAATTTCTTAGAATTGTTGGATTTGATGAATTGGAGTCATTTTCGGAGCACTTGTTGCAAGGATTGAGTTCTCTTCGAACTTTGTCCGTTGATTCATGTCCTAGATTTAAATCCATATCCGAGGGTATCAGACACCTAACTTGTCTCGAGACTCTTAAAATCATTAGCTGTCCACAATTCGTTTTTCCACATAACATGAACAGTCTAACTTCCCTTCGTCAACTGGAAGTTTGGGAGGATAATGAAAACATAATAGACGGCTTACAAACATCCTTCTCAAGCATCCCCTCATTGCAAAAGTTGTCTCTGGCCTATTTTCCTTCAGTAACATCCTTGCCAGACTGGTTGGGTGCCATGACTTCTCTTCAGACATTAGAAATTTTTAACTTTCCAAAGTTAAGTTCACTGCCAGACAACTTTCAGCAACTCCGGAACTTGCAAATGATACGTTTTGATGATTGCCCTAAGTTGGAGAAGAGATTGAAGATAGGAAAAGGTGAAGATTGGCATAAAATAGCTCACATTCCTGAATTTAGATTGAATTTCAAATTGCAATTGCAATCTGATGCAAAACCAACAATTTGTG AGAATATTAAATCAGCATGGAATTGGGGGAAGCGATTCTTGCACCGCCCAGCTCAATGGGTAAACcaagatgaatttgaaatgatgaTTGCAGATATAAATGAGtaa